The DNA segment TAATCGATTCGACTACATGTTCACAGATAATTATTGGTGTGGTTTATAAGCCGCCACAATTGTCTTACAAGCTTTTTACTGATGCCTTAGAGTATAGTTTGAATTATGCATTGCTCAATTGTGAAAATGTTATCTGTGTTGGGGatatcaatataaattttctcattGATCGCTTGCCTTCGgtaaaatatttcagttctaTGCTCTCTTCTATCGGTATGCAACAACTCGTACGGGAACCAACCCATATTACGGCGAACTCGGAGTCTCTCATCGATGTTATACTGTGTAATAATAACAGAATAATTGGTTCTACTTTCTTTTGTCAATCTGATTTCTCTCTACATGAATGTATTGGATGTactgtgaaaattgaaaaacctaAGTTGCAGCCCAGAGTTTTTACATTACGGGATTGTAGAGGTTTCGATGAACAGTTGTTGtttgatgatattttgaattcgcGTTTGCCGGATATATATCGTATGGATGATGTTGATGATAAGGTTAGACTGTTTTCTGAGACGTTGGTGAATCTTTTTGATAAACATTTTCCACCTAGAATTGTCAGAATTTCTAAAAGGCATGCGCCGTGGATGACCGATGAGGTGAGGGAATTGATGAAGAGGCGGGACAAAGCTGGGAGAGTATATAGAAGAAGTAGATCAAGAGAGAGGTGGGAGGAGTACAGACGTTTGCGAAATTTGGTTAATCATGCTATAACGAGAGAAAAACGAAtgtattttcagaatatgtcgaTGAATGCGTCCAGTAAAGAACAGTGGCGGGAGCTGAAGTCCTTGGGGATTTTGAATGAGTCGCGATCAGATGTCGATTCTACGTTTAAAGATCCtgatgaaatcaacgattattTTCTAGATATTCCGACTAATAATTCAGACCAATCGATTATTGACTATTACGGGGATAATCCAATAAGTTCTGAACTTTTCAGTTTCCGCCTAGTAGATGAAAATGACATAATCAAAGTTCTCAAAAAAGTTAAGAATAGTGCGCCAGGTTCTGATAATATCTCGATATCGTTTGTTAAAATTTGCTGTCCTCATATTCTTCCATTTCTTGTGAACATTTATAACAGCATTATCCTCAGTTCTAAGTTCCCCTCTTCTTGGAAATGTGCCCGTGTCACACCTATCCCGAAAAAAGGTATTCCAAAGGAGCTTTCTGATCTAAGACCGATCAGTATACTACCTGGATTATCTAAAATTTTAGAGAAGATAATGGCAGTCCAACTTTCCGAATATCTCGAGCTGAATGGGATTCTGCCTGCGACTCAGTCTGGTTTTCGTCCGGGTTATAGTGCAACCAGTGCACTTCTCGATGTGACTGATGACATTTTTCAGTCCATTGATGAATCcagatgttctgttttatttttgctgGACTTCAGTAGAGCCTTCGATACTGTGCGGCATGATATCCTTTTGGCTATCTTGAAGTCTTGTGGAGTGTCAGGTGAGGCTCTTAACCTTCTGAGCTCCTATCTTGCTGGACGTTCGCAGTTTGTGAAGTTGGGTGACAGGACCTCATGCGCTAAATCTGTTCAGAGCGGAGTTCCCCAGGGCTCGGTTCTTGGGCCTCTTCTCTTCATAGTGTACACCAGCCAATTCACCAAGAGTATCCTTCATGGAAAAGTTCATATGTATgctgacgattttcagattcttttTGATTTCctcatgaataattttgataCCGCAGCTGTTAGAATGAATGAAGATTTAGATCGGTTGGCACTTATAGCGGAAAAACATTCTTTGATATTGAATGCAAGGAAATCATTCTCTATAATTTTTGGgtctaaaaataataaaaactttGTTGAGAATAATTTCAGGCCTGTGATCCGCGGTGATACCATTAATTTCCAGGAGA comes from the Coccinella septempunctata chromosome 2, icCocSept1.1, whole genome shotgun sequence genome and includes:
- the LOC123306313 gene encoding uncharacterized protein LOC123306313 gives rise to the protein MDDVDDKVRLFSETLVNLFDKHFPPRIVRISKRHAPWMTDENMSMNASSKEQWRELKSLGILNESRSDVDSTFKDPDEINDYFLDIPTNNSDQSIIDYYGDNPISSELFSFRLVDENDIIKVLKKVKNSAPGSDNISISFVKICCPHILPFLVNIYNSIILSSKFPSSWKCARVTPIPKKGIPKELSDLRPISILPGLSKILEKIMAVQLSEYLELNGILPATQSGFRPGYSATSALLDVTDDIFQSIDESRCSVLFLLDFSRAFDTVRHDILLAILKSCGVSGEALNLLSSYLAGRSQFVKLGDRTSCAKSVQSGVPQGSVLGPLLFIVYTSQFTKSILHGKVHMYADDFQILFDFLMNNFDTAAVRMNEDLDRLALIAEKHSLILNARKSFSIIFGSKNNKNFVENNFRPVIRGDTINFQENVSCVKMASDEELSDSQLESQDTDECKFIAERVKQYSEILEKSQLPAKKAKKQAAIERVVSEYRQLYGKDMTSKALMKKMGNMKTRLKKKTDKNKTGGLDVGAPMQFVRDVTAQIPPKPAIKIVKRKAEPSEDGTMAHETEETRKLSNSQLQRLVLLEQLKVARLQQEYISAKLNNQALSASSVFHENGKTFTMLK